One segment of Magnetococcus sp. PR-3 DNA contains the following:
- a CDS encoding YgaP family membrane protein, with translation MTITRMIPIVAGFMVLLSVLLTHYIHANWVVLTIFVGINLFQSGITGFCPLATVLKKLGMPEQ, from the coding sequence ATGACAATTACAAGAATGATTCCCATTGTAGCCGGGTTTATGGTGTTGCTTAGTGTTTTATTAACCCATTACATCCACGCTAACTGGGTTGTCTTGACCATATTTGTGGGTATTAACCTCTTCCAAAGCGGTATTACCGGGTTCTGCCCTTTAGCCACTGTGCTTAAAAAACTGGGTATGCCCGAACAGTGA
- a CDS encoding CobW family GTP-binding protein — translation MLTPVNIITGYLGVGKSTAIRHLLTQSPQGARWAVLVNEFGDVPIDGGALQGGGLAVKELAGGCICCTLGSDMEAALGELLEQVKPDRILIEPTGLGHPGGVIEAITEGKYKDKLSLKTVLCLVDAAMLADPQITQRKTFIDQVAISDVLLAAKGDRLDDTAYHGFKQWAADLFPPKEVVGKVEHGALSPEWLDLHIENRLDNYLLQQVGHTSHHHAHHHHKTSKPSEPQLDQPVFFENKGFDHIGGGWIFHVEERFHEYKLMELFEGKLPGLDQVVRLKGLFRVGPGRRILIDRVGQALTVNDSIAYWRDSRIEVILSDQHSQPQWLELEEAMMGSRWKKKRA, via the coding sequence ATGTTAACCCCTGTTAATATTATCACCGGCTATTTGGGTGTTGGTAAGAGTACCGCAATCCGACATCTTTTAACGCAAAGCCCACAAGGGGCGCGCTGGGCTGTTCTGGTGAATGAGTTTGGTGATGTACCGATTGATGGTGGTGCGCTTCAAGGTGGGGGGCTTGCGGTTAAAGAACTGGCAGGTGGATGTATTTGCTGCACCTTGGGTTCGGATATGGAAGCTGCCTTAGGTGAGCTTTTGGAACAGGTTAAACCTGATCGAATACTTATTGAGCCCACAGGCTTGGGGCATCCTGGTGGTGTTATCGAGGCTATTACCGAGGGTAAATATAAAGACAAGCTCTCTCTAAAGACGGTGTTATGTCTGGTCGATGCCGCCATGTTGGCTGATCCACAAATCACCCAGCGAAAAACCTTTATTGATCAAGTGGCGATCTCTGATGTGCTGTTAGCAGCCAAAGGGGATCGGTTAGATGATACGGCCTATCACGGCTTTAAACAGTGGGCCGCAGATCTGTTTCCACCCAAAGAGGTGGTTGGTAAGGTTGAACATGGGGCGTTAAGTCCAGAGTGGTTGGATTTACACATTGAAAACCGTCTGGATAATTACCTGCTGCAGCAGGTAGGGCACACATCTCACCATCATGCGCATCATCATCATAAAACCTCCAAACCCAGCGAACCTCAATTAGATCAACCCGTGTTTTTTGAAAATAAAGGCTTTGACCATATTGGGGGTGGTTGGATCTTCCATGTGGAAGAGCGTTTTCATGAATATAAATTGATGGAGTTGTTTGAAGGTAAGTTGCCTGGTTTAGATCAGGTTGTTCGTCTTAAGGGGCTTTTTAGGGTGGGGCCCGGACGGCGTATTCTTATTGACCGTGTGGGGCAAGCGTTAACAGTGAACGATTCCATCGCGTATTGGCGGGACAGTCGCATTGAGGTGATTTTATCCGATCAGCATAGTCAACCTCAGTGGTTGGAATTGGAAGAGGCCATGATGGGCAGCCGTTGGAAGAAAAAGCGTGCTTAG